A stretch of the Anaeromyxobacter sp. genome encodes the following:
- a CDS encoding ABC transporter ATP-binding protein yields the protein MPSPRPTVRRVLGYLRPHRLRFAGGLALTGLGILLDLVKPLPLALVLDVVLSGRPPGPRLAPLVGGLEPGALLALAALAIVLVSAGRGALTLAANYLTIDIGQRMVNDLRTDLYAHLQKLSLRFHYQQQSGDLLFRVMSDTFCIQSMVMNGLLPLVSAAATLGLMFWVMLSFDWQLAVVSLLVVPPLYLAIRHLSGRIHGHAAAARQAESELYSRAGSTIGAVKLVQAYGREQAAVDEFRRGSERSLALSLRLYSSESFFALAVETLLALGTAGLVWLGARHVLDGALTIGSLTIFLSYLRDMYQPIQSISHNLAELAASRAGLDRVFQVLDLEPDVADAPGARPLPPLRGELTLEDVTFGYGDAVVLDRVSLRVRPGERIALVGRTGAGKSTLAGLLLRFFDPQRGRVLLDGHDLREVTLRSLRQQVTLMLQEPVLFHSSVADNIGFGDATVSRERIQEAARRAEADGFIRELPQGYDTVLGEEGQTLSGGQRQRLALARALLRDTPIVLLDEPTSSLDLATEELVWRNVEALLKGKTALIIAHRLSTARLADRIVVLERGRIVEVGSHDELLARGGDYARLWQRHALTRTVAEDAIPATWD from the coding sequence GTGCCCTCCCCACGCCCCACCGTCCGGCGCGTCCTCGGCTACCTGCGCCCGCACCGCCTGCGCTTCGCCGGCGGCCTGGCCCTGACCGGCCTGGGCATCCTGCTCGACCTGGTCAAGCCGCTGCCGCTGGCCCTGGTGCTGGACGTGGTGCTCTCGGGCCGGCCGCCCGGCCCGCGCCTGGCGCCGCTGGTGGGCGGGCTGGAGCCGGGGGCGCTCCTGGCGCTGGCCGCCCTCGCCATCGTGCTGGTCTCGGCCGGGCGCGGCGCCCTCACCCTGGCGGCCAACTACCTCACCATCGACATCGGGCAGCGGATGGTGAACGACCTCCGCACCGACCTCTACGCCCACCTGCAGAAGCTCTCGCTGCGCTTCCACTACCAGCAGCAGTCCGGCGACCTGCTCTTCCGGGTCATGTCGGACACCTTCTGCATCCAGTCCATGGTGATGAACGGCCTGCTGCCGCTGGTCAGCGCCGCCGCCACCCTGGGGCTGATGTTCTGGGTGATGCTGAGCTTCGACTGGCAGCTGGCGGTGGTCTCGCTGCTGGTGGTGCCGCCGCTCTACCTGGCCATCAGGCACCTCTCCGGGCGCATCCACGGCCACGCCGCGGCGGCGCGCCAGGCCGAGAGCGAGCTCTACAGCCGGGCCGGCAGCACCATCGGCGCCGTCAAGCTGGTGCAGGCCTACGGCCGCGAGCAGGCGGCGGTGGACGAGTTCCGGCGCGGCAGCGAGCGCAGCCTGGCGCTCTCGCTCCGGCTCTACAGCTCCGAGAGCTTCTTCGCCCTGGCGGTGGAGACCCTGCTGGCGCTGGGCACGGCCGGCCTGGTCTGGCTGGGCGCCCGCCACGTGCTGGACGGCGCCCTCACCATCGGCAGCCTGACCATCTTCCTCTCCTACCTGCGCGACATGTACCAGCCCATCCAGTCCATCAGCCACAACCTGGCGGAGCTGGCGGCGTCGCGGGCCGGGCTGGACCGGGTCTTCCAGGTCCTGGACCTCGAGCCCGACGTGGCCGACGCGCCCGGGGCCCGGCCGCTGCCGCCGCTGCGGGGCGAGCTCACGCTGGAGGACGTCACCTTCGGCTACGGCGACGCGGTGGTGCTGGACCGGGTCAGCCTGCGGGTCCGCCCCGGCGAGCGCATCGCGCTGGTGGGGCGCACCGGCGCCGGCAAGAGCACCCTGGCCGGGCTGCTGCTGCGCTTCTTCGACCCGCAGCGGGGGCGGGTGCTCCTGGACGGCCACGACCTGCGCGAGGTGACGCTGCGCTCGCTGCGCCAGCAGGTGACGCTCATGCTGCAGGAGCCGGTGCTGTTCCACTCCTCGGTGGCCGACAACATCGGCTTCGGCGACGCCACGGTGAGCCGGGAGCGCATCCAGGAGGCGGCCCGCCGGGCCGAGGCCGACGGCTTCATCCGCGAGCTCCCGCAGGGCTACGACACGGTGCTCGGCGAGGAGGGGCAGACCCTCTCCGGCGGGCAGCGGCAGCGGCTGGCGCTGGCCCGCGCCCTGCTGCGCGACACCCCCATCGTGCTGCTCGACGAGCCCACCAGCTCGCTGGACCTGGCCACCGAGGAGCTGGTGTGGCGCAACGTGGAGGCGCTCCTGAAGGGCAAGACCGCGCTGATCATCGCCCACCGCCTCAGCACCGCCCGCCTGGCCGATCGCATCGTGGTGCTGGAGCGCGGACGCATCGTCGAGGTGGGCAGCCACGACGAGCTGCTGGCCCGCGGCGGCGACTACGCCCGGCTCTGGCAGCGCCACGCGCTCACCCGCACCGTCGCCGAAGACGCCATCCCCGCCACCTGGGACTGA
- a CDS encoding glycosyltransferase, producing the protein MPQASAPAAAAPAPAPLPPRVWVDGKFLRLGDEKFWVKGVTYGPFAGNSQGLFLPEPDQLERDLRQIRELGANTLRLYHAPTPAVLDRAQAHGLKVLVDIPWSKHRCFIDDPADQETGRAAVRETVRALRGHPAVLAYSVVNEIPTDVARWSGHDRVERFIDELVEIGRAEDPQALFTFASYPPTEYLQPRAVDFYTMNVYLHARERFRSYLGRLQNQVDEKPLLLGEYGIDSIRNGVEEQAALVGMHLEEVFRAGLAGSCVFSFTDDWHTGGHPITDWAFGLTDRERRPKPAFARVARTFRAPSPLPPLPRTPRVSVVVCSYNGSKTLDGCLRSLERLVYPDYEVILVDDGSTDAVPQIAARYPFARYHHQPNRGLSAARNTGLGLARGELVVYTDDDCFADEDWLYFLVAELLQHDASAVGGPNFLPTKDGPVAACVSASPGSPAHILIDDHVAEHIPGCNMAFWRDRLQAIGGFDPLYTKAGDDVDVCWRLQAEGDTIVYSPAAMVWHHRRATVKAYLKQQRGYGEAEALLKRNHPEKFQGFQANLSWRGRIYTRAGVGVKLGRPVIHFGPFATGLFQTIYSAPQVWWPLLATSIEWWVAIALILGLAVVAEPSLWLSHGAWTVWSNLGNPLVFLPATMVLATLAVAWLVAGQATPPVHQRRWWSRLLIAAMHVLQPVARGYARYQARFRTRHVSEPLHALSRRWEERAGGLLGRRELALWSEDGQGRDQLLERLVAQARAQGAMLRADSGWEPFDLTIRGDRWSNVELTTVTEEHGGGRRLTRVRARLRATPSLYAILAATSYLMLFVWLWEPAWEVVMAAPATMVVAVVISSSRRLRRVAMASVLSVAEALGMSVVGAPGALRRPEGAAPVAAGATLP; encoded by the coding sequence ATGCCACAGGCCTCCGCCCCAGCCGCCGCCGCGCCGGCCCCCGCCCCCCTCCCGCCCAGGGTCTGGGTCGATGGGAAGTTCCTCCGCCTCGGCGACGAGAAGTTCTGGGTCAAGGGCGTCACCTACGGCCCCTTCGCCGGGAACTCGCAGGGGCTCTTCCTGCCCGAGCCGGACCAGCTGGAGCGCGACCTCCGCCAGATCCGGGAGCTCGGCGCCAACACGCTGCGCCTCTACCACGCCCCCACCCCGGCGGTGCTCGACCGGGCCCAGGCCCACGGCCTGAAGGTGCTGGTGGACATCCCCTGGTCGAAGCACCGCTGCTTCATCGACGACCCGGCCGACCAGGAGACCGGCCGGGCCGCGGTGCGGGAGACGGTGCGAGCGCTGCGCGGCCACCCGGCGGTGCTGGCCTACAGCGTGGTCAACGAGATCCCCACCGACGTGGCCCGCTGGTCGGGGCACGACCGGGTGGAGCGCTTCATCGACGAGCTGGTGGAGATCGGCCGGGCCGAGGACCCGCAGGCCCTCTTCACCTTCGCCAGCTACCCGCCCACCGAGTACCTGCAGCCGCGGGCCGTCGACTTCTACACCATGAACGTCTACCTGCACGCCCGGGAGAGGTTCCGCTCCTACCTGGGCCGGCTGCAGAACCAGGTGGACGAGAAGCCCCTGCTGCTCGGCGAGTACGGCATCGACTCCATCCGCAACGGGGTGGAGGAGCAGGCGGCGCTGGTGGGGATGCACCTCGAGGAGGTCTTCCGGGCCGGCCTGGCCGGCAGCTGCGTCTTCTCCTTCACCGACGACTGGCACACCGGCGGCCACCCCATCACCGACTGGGCCTTCGGCCTGACCGACCGCGAGCGCCGCCCCAAGCCGGCGTTCGCGCGGGTGGCCCGGACCTTCCGCGCCCCCAGCCCCCTGCCGCCGCTGCCGCGCACCCCCAGGGTCTCGGTGGTGGTCTGCAGCTACAACGGGTCGAAGACCCTGGACGGCTGCCTGCGCTCGCTGGAGCGGCTGGTGTACCCCGACTACGAGGTCATCCTGGTGGACGACGGGTCCACCGACGCGGTGCCCCAGATCGCGGCCCGCTACCCCTTTGCCCGCTACCACCACCAGCCCAACCGCGGCCTCTCGGCGGCCCGCAACACCGGGCTCGGCCTGGCCCGGGGGGAGCTGGTCGTCTACACCGACGACGACTGCTTCGCCGACGAGGACTGGCTCTACTTCCTGGTGGCCGAGCTGCTGCAGCACGACGCCTCGGCGGTGGGCGGGCCCAACTTCCTGCCCACCAAGGACGGCCCGGTGGCCGCCTGCGTCTCGGCCAGCCCCGGCTCGCCGGCCCACATCCTCATCGACGACCACGTGGCCGAGCACATCCCCGGCTGCAACATGGCCTTCTGGCGGGACCGCCTCCAGGCCATCGGCGGCTTCGACCCGCTCTACACCAAGGCCGGCGACGACGTGGACGTCTGCTGGCGCCTGCAGGCCGAGGGCGACACCATCGTCTACAGTCCGGCCGCCATGGTGTGGCACCACCGGCGCGCCACCGTGAAGGCCTACCTGAAGCAGCAGCGCGGCTACGGCGAGGCCGAGGCCCTGCTGAAGCGCAACCACCCCGAGAAGTTCCAGGGGTTCCAGGCCAACCTCTCCTGGCGCGGCCGCATCTACACCCGCGCCGGCGTGGGGGTGAAGCTGGGCAGGCCGGTCATCCACTTCGGCCCCTTCGCCACCGGCCTCTTCCAGACCATCTACAGCGCCCCGCAGGTCTGGTGGCCGCTGCTGGCCACCTCCATCGAGTGGTGGGTGGCCATCGCGCTCATCCTGGGCCTGGCGGTGGTGGCCGAGCCCAGCCTGTGGCTCTCGCACGGCGCCTGGACGGTCTGGTCCAACCTGGGCAACCCGCTGGTCTTCCTGCCGGCCACCATGGTGCTGGCCACGCTGGCGGTGGCCTGGCTGGTGGCCGGGCAGGCCACCCCGCCGGTGCACCAGCGCCGCTGGTGGTCGCGGCTGCTCATCGCGGCCATGCACGTGCTGCAGCCGGTGGCGCGCGGCTACGCCCGCTACCAGGCGCGCTTCCGCACCCGCCACGTCTCCGAGCCGCTGCACGCCCTGTCGCGCCGGTGGGAGGAGCGGGCCGGCGGCCTGCTGGGCCGGCGCGAGCTGGCGCTGTGGAGCGAGGACGGCCAGGGGCGCGACCAGCTGCTGGAGCGGCTGGTGGCCCAGGCCCGCGCCCAGGGCGCCATGCTGCGCGCCGACTCCGGCTGGGAGCCCTTCGACCTCACCATCCGCGGCGACCGCTGGAGCAACGTGGAGCTGACCACGGTCACCGAGGAGCACGGCGGCGGCCGCCGCCTCACCCGGGTGCGCGCCCGGCTGCGCGCCACCCCCTCCCTCTACGCCATCCTGGCCGCCACCTCCTACCTGATGCTCTTCGTCTGGCTGTGGGAGCCGGCCTGGGAGGTGGTCATGGCCGCGCCCGCCACCATGGTGGTCGCCGTGGTGATCTCCTCGTCGCGGCGGCTGCGGCGCGTCGCCATGGCCAGCGTGCTCTCGGTGGCCGAGGCCCTGGGGATGTCGGTGGTGGGCGCGCCCGGCGCGCTGCGGCGGCCGGAGGGCGCCGCCCCGGTCGCCGCCGGCGCCACCCTGCCTTGA
- a CDS encoding carbonic anhydrase has protein sequence MATARQQVLQANEEYVKRFGDLDTLAMPPARHFAILTCMDARLDPAKYGGLREGDAHVIRNAGGRVTDDAIRSLVISHKLLGTTEWLVVHHTNCGMETFTDQVMRELLGAAWTPPSSTAAAGATWGAARAPPKASSSTGSPSTTRRPAWCGTCGGSAPTPWYRATSPSRASSTT, from the coding sequence ATGGCGACCGCACGGCAGCAGGTCCTGCAGGCCAACGAGGAGTACGTGAAGCGCTTCGGAGATCTGGACACCTTGGCGATGCCGCCGGCCCGCCACTTCGCCATCCTGACCTGCATGGACGCCCGGCTCGATCCGGCCAAGTACGGCGGGCTGCGCGAGGGGGACGCCCACGTCATCCGCAACGCCGGCGGCCGGGTCACCGACGACGCCATCCGCTCGCTGGTCATCTCCCACAAGCTGCTGGGGACCACCGAGTGGCTGGTGGTCCACCACACCAACTGCGGCATGGAGACCTTCACCGACCAGGTGATGCGCGAGCTCCTGGGCGCAGCCTGGACACCGCCGTCTTCGACGGCCGCGGCTGGCGCGACGTGGGGCGCGGCCCGGGCTCCACCGAAGGCGAGTTCATCGACTGGCTCACCATCGACGACCAGGAGGCCAGCCTGGTGCGGGACGTGCGGCGGCTCCGCACCCACCCCCTGGTACCGAGCGACGTCGCCATCTCGGGCTTCATCTACGACGTGA
- a CDS encoding serine/threonine protein kinase: MADERRPGGEPPGAPGTLTRLIEDVVRGAPDPARGAAWTDGLRSGTVIGRYELLREVGRGGFGVVWEARDRELGRTVAFKALRVRGEASRERRLLAEAEVAARLSHPNIVTVLDVGRGEHGVHLVQEFLTGATLSKRLAEGRLPLREALRVAVALARGLAHAHAHGVVHRDLTPGNVQLCDDGQVKLLDLGMAAALGRRKLEGGTPAYMAPEQAEAAPEDERTDVYALGVLLYRMLAGVAPQEADAAGRARSASRGIEVAEAPALGALVEAMLARAPTERPRDAAVVLEALQEIQEALPRSTSGPSRVRVRPAPRVRWVTAGVAAGLAAAALIGLPAALWLRGGGPPAEAAAATVAPLVLAASSALLPCTWKQVHRVDFDTPVPGARWRNGEFKEQGLATRDGRGAWRQASDWNQLILPAGQRRPDVFAVEASFLAAPVTDHAVTVTLHAYGDPAGPIDHTSSDVVHGRGIVLLQAPGNPPRFEWGIPDGVNTRMVSAKGTLPAPFTGRWRTLRIEGSRSRCWLRASLDGQPLVIETGACDLEGGSFVLTAGGAAYVSADVLWREFRLSEGDSGCQ; this comes from the coding sequence GTGGCTGACGAGCGCCGCCCCGGCGGGGAGCCGCCCGGCGCCCCAGGCACCCTGACCCGCCTCATCGAGGACGTGGTGCGCGGCGCGCCGGACCCAGCGCGGGGCGCCGCCTGGACCGACGGCCTGCGCAGCGGCACCGTCATCGGGCGCTACGAGCTCCTCCGCGAGGTCGGCCGCGGCGGCTTCGGGGTGGTCTGGGAGGCCCGCGACCGCGAGCTCGGCCGCACCGTGGCCTTCAAGGCCCTGCGGGTTCGCGGCGAGGCCTCCCGCGAAAGGCGGCTGCTGGCCGAGGCCGAGGTGGCCGCTCGCCTCTCACACCCCAACATCGTCACCGTCCTCGACGTGGGGCGCGGCGAGCACGGCGTCCACCTGGTGCAGGAGTTCCTCACCGGCGCCACGCTCTCCAAGCGGCTCGCCGAGGGCCGCCTTCCGCTCCGCGAGGCCCTGCGCGTCGCCGTCGCGCTGGCCCGCGGCCTGGCCCACGCCCACGCCCACGGCGTGGTCCACCGCGACCTCACCCCGGGCAACGTCCAGCTCTGCGATGACGGCCAGGTGAAGCTGCTCGACCTCGGCATGGCCGCGGCCCTCGGCCGCAGGAAGCTGGAGGGCGGAACCCCGGCCTACATGGCCCCCGAGCAGGCCGAGGCGGCGCCGGAGGACGAGCGGACCGACGTCTACGCGCTCGGCGTCCTGCTCTACCGGATGCTCGCCGGCGTGGCCCCGCAGGAGGCGGACGCGGCCGGCCGGGCCCGCTCCGCGTCGCGCGGGATCGAGGTCGCGGAGGCCCCTGCCCTCGGCGCGCTGGTCGAGGCCATGCTGGCCCGCGCGCCCACCGAGCGGCCGAGGGACGCGGCGGTGGTGCTGGAGGCGCTGCAGGAGATCCAGGAGGCGCTCCCCCGCTCCACCTCCGGCCCGAGCCGCGTCCGCGTCCGGCCGGCCCCCCGCGTGCGCTGGGTCACCGCTGGCGTGGCTGCCGGCCTCGCCGCCGCGGCGCTGATCGGGCTGCCGGCCGCGCTCTGGCTGCGTGGAGGCGGCCCGCCCGCCGAGGCCGCCGCGGCCACGGTGGCCCCGCTGGTCCTGGCCGCCTCGTCGGCGCTGCTGCCCTGCACCTGGAAGCAGGTGCACCGGGTGGACTTCGACACGCCGGTCCCCGGCGCGCGCTGGCGCAACGGGGAGTTCAAGGAGCAGGGGCTCGCAACCCGGGACGGGCGCGGCGCGTGGCGCCAGGCGTCGGACTGGAATCAGCTGATCCTGCCGGCGGGGCAGAGACGGCCCGACGTGTTCGCCGTGGAGGCCTCGTTCCTGGCGGCGCCCGTCACCGACCACGCGGTCACGGTCACCCTCCACGCCTACGGTGATCCCGCCGGCCCCATCGACCACACCTCCAGCGACGTGGTCCACGGCCGCGGCATCGTGCTCCTCCAGGCCCCCGGGAACCCTCCCCGCTTCGAATGGGGGATCCCCGACGGCGTGAACACGCGGATGGTCAGCGCCAAGGGCACGCTGCCGGCCCCCTTCACCGGACGTTGGCGGACCCTCCGCATCGAGGGCTCCCGGTCGCGCTGCTGGCTGCGGGCCTCGCTGGATGGGCAGCCCCTGGTGATCGAGACCGGCGCCTGCGACCTGGAGGGGGGCAGCTTCGTGCTGACCGCCGGCGGCGCGGCCTACGTGTCGGCCGACGTCCTCTGGCGCGAGTTCCGGCTCAGCGAGGGGGACAGCGGGTGCCAGTGA
- a CDS encoding DUF420 domain-containing protein: protein MSVAEWLPAWNAALNALAGVLLVKGFRAIRAGDRERHRRLMVGAVAVSAVFLVSYLTRVALTGTHRFPGEGPLRWLYLAILLSHTVLAAAVAPMALRALFLGLRGRFADHRRLARITFPIWVYVSVTGVLVYLLLYQVAPRVGS from the coding sequence GTGAGCGTGGCGGAGTGGCTGCCGGCCTGGAACGCGGCGCTCAACGCCCTGGCCGGCGTGCTGCTGGTGAAGGGCTTCCGCGCCATCCGCGCCGGGGACCGGGAGCGCCACCGCCGCCTCATGGTGGGCGCGGTGGCGGTGTCGGCGGTCTTCCTGGTGAGCTACCTCACCCGGGTGGCGCTCACCGGCACCCACCGCTTCCCCGGCGAGGGGCCGCTCAGGTGGCTCTACCTCGCGATCCTGCTCTCGCACACCGTGCTGGCCGCCGCGGTCGCCCCCATGGCCCTGCGGGCGCTCTTCCTGGGCCTGCGTGGGCGCTTCGCCGATCACCGCCGCCTGGCCCGGATCACCTTCCCGATCTGGGTCTACGTGTCGGTGACCGGGGTGCTGGTCTACCTGCTGCTCTACCAGGTGGCGCCGCGGGTGGGGTCGTGA
- the cyoE gene encoding protoheme IX farnesyltransferase encodes MTTPPAPAPAVEAVTLRPPATALAFVREVLLLAKPRLSGLVIFTTAGGLWLAPGTIAPARAILAVLCTAAVVGAANSLNCYLERETDALMRRTRDRPLPAGRLDPVVALALGLLVPVFALPVLALTVGRLTAFLALLALISYVAIYTPLKRRSSLALFVGAVPGAIPPLMGWTAVTGRLDPGGLALFALLFAWQLPHFLAISLYLKEDYARGGMKVFSLVHGDVVTRRWIAGTSLLLLPAALLPVALDLASWGYGFVAVGASLAFTAFAVAGLGARGESPRWARQVFLGTLLYLSVLMVALIAGARP; translated from the coding sequence ATGACCACTCCCCCAGCTCCCGCCCCGGCCGTCGAGGCCGTCACGCTGCGCCCCCCGGCCACCGCGCTGGCCTTCGTGCGCGAGGTGCTGCTGCTGGCCAAGCCGCGCCTCTCCGGCCTGGTCATCTTCACCACCGCCGGGGGCCTGTGGCTGGCCCCGGGCACCATCGCGCCGGCGCGGGCCATCCTGGCGGTGCTCTGCACGGCCGCGGTGGTGGGCGCGGCCAACTCGCTCAACTGCTACCTGGAGCGCGAGACCGACGCGCTGATGCGGCGCACCCGCGACCGGCCGCTCCCGGCCGGCCGGCTCGACCCGGTGGTGGCGCTGGCGCTCGGCCTGCTGGTGCCGGTCTTCGCCCTGCCGGTGCTGGCGCTGACGGTGGGCCGGCTCACCGCCTTCCTGGCGCTGCTGGCGCTGATCTCCTACGTGGCCATCTACACGCCGCTCAAGCGGCGCAGCTCGCTGGCCCTCTTCGTGGGGGCGGTGCCCGGCGCCATCCCGCCGCTCATGGGCTGGACCGCCGTGACCGGCCGGCTCGACCCCGGCGGCCTGGCCCTCTTCGCCCTGCTCTTCGCCTGGCAGCTGCCGCACTTCCTGGCCATCTCGCTCTACCTGAAGGAGGACTACGCGCGCGGCGGCATGAAGGTCTTCTCGCTGGTGCACGGCGACGTGGTGACGCGCCGCTGGATCGCCGGCACCAGCCTGCTGCTCCTGCCGGCGGCCCTGCTGCCGGTGGCGCTCGACCTGGCCAGCTGGGGCTACGGCTTCGTGGCGGTGGGCGCCTCGCTGGCCTTCACCGCCTTCGCGGTGGCAGGGCTGGGGGCGCGCGGCGAGTCGCCCCGCTGGGCCCGCCAGGTCTTCCTGGGCACCCTCCTCTACCTCTCGGTCCTCATGGTGGCGCTGATCGCCGGGGCCCGGCCGTGA
- a CDS encoding heme A synthase, giving the protein MREHRFAVATAIATFVLLVIGGMVHPTGSSLACPDWPLCNGQFFPPMQGGILYEHGHRLAALSVSFLTVALCVLVFRERRERSLRAMALSAVALVGVQASLGALTVIYRLPLVVSASHLATSMAFFGLVILLAHRLRPEAPRAPALPRALAGLATAAVYLQIVLGALVRHTGSALACGTDLGLCEGRLWPAWGPAQVHMLHRLGGYLVAALVVAAGLAAWRASAGGPALRRRLALAAPLLVVVQVGLGLLTVASYVSLVVVSLHLATGAALLATLLVLFLQLGPRGARAEAGPHGRPLDLAAAPG; this is encoded by the coding sequence ATGCGCGAGCACCGCTTCGCTGTCGCCACCGCCATCGCCACCTTCGTCCTCCTGGTCATCGGGGGCATGGTCCACCCCACCGGCTCCTCGCTGGCCTGCCCCGACTGGCCGCTCTGCAACGGGCAGTTCTTCCCGCCCATGCAGGGGGGCATCCTCTACGAGCACGGCCACCGGCTGGCGGCGCTGAGCGTCTCCTTCCTCACCGTGGCGCTCTGCGTGCTGGTCTTCCGGGAGCGGCGGGAGCGCTCGCTCCGGGCCATGGCGCTCTCGGCGGTGGCGCTGGTGGGGGTGCAGGCCTCGCTGGGCGCGCTCACCGTCATCTACAGGCTCCCGCTGGTGGTCTCGGCCAGCCACCTGGCCACCTCGATGGCCTTCTTCGGCCTGGTCATCCTGCTGGCCCACCGGCTCCGCCCCGAGGCGCCCCGCGCCCCCGCCCTGCCCCGCGCCCTGGCCGGCCTGGCCACGGCCGCGGTCTACCTCCAGATCGTCCTGGGGGCGCTGGTGCGCCACACCGGCTCGGCGCTGGCCTGCGGCACCGACCTGGGCCTGTGCGAGGGCCGGCTCTGGCCGGCCTGGGGGCCGGCGCAGGTCCACATGCTCCACCGGCTCGGCGGCTACCTGGTGGCGGCGCTGGTGGTGGCGGCCGGCCTGGCGGCCTGGCGCGCCTCGGCCGGCGGACCTGCCCTGCGCCGCCGGCTGGCGCTGGCCGCGCCGCTGCTGGTGGTGGTGCAGGTGGGGCTGGGGCTCCTCACCGTGGCGAGCTACGTCTCGCTGGTGGTGGTCTCGCTCCACCTGGCCACCGGCGCGGCGCTGCTGGCCACCCTGCTGGTCCTCTTCCTCCAGCTCGGGCCGCGCGGCGCCCGCGCCGAGGCCGGCCCGCACGGCCGGCCGCTCGACCTGGCCGCCGCCCCGGGCTGA
- a CDS encoding TonB-dependent receptor, with the protein MTRHPAQPPRSTTPAPPRLAGQAVLALLALLSLAPRSAGAAEVTGRVVFTGTPPAAGATLPTDKDRETCGPAVPDEVVLVSEGGLENVVVRVEVPGQAALPRTLTLDQRRCRYLPRVQAAAPGSTLELRNGDPVLHNVHGYAGVATAFNVPMPFQDGKAPRRLARPGVIRVGCDVHSWMSAAVVVTETPFVAVTGRGGAFTLPGVPAGSWQAVAWHERFGEKRLVIEVPAGGAATLGFSYP; encoded by the coding sequence ATGACCCGCCACCCCGCCCAGCCGCCGCGCTCCACCACCCCCGCGCCGCCCCGCCTGGCCGGACAGGCCGTCCTGGCCCTGCTGGCCCTGCTGTCCCTGGCCCCCCGGTCCGCCGGCGCCGCCGAGGTGACCGGCCGGGTGGTCTTCACCGGCACGCCGCCCGCCGCCGGCGCCACCCTGCCCACCGACAAGGACCGCGAGACCTGCGGGCCGGCCGTGCCGGACGAGGTGGTGCTGGTCTCCGAGGGCGGCCTGGAGAACGTGGTGGTCCGGGTCGAGGTGCCGGGCCAGGCGGCCCTGCCGCGCACGCTCACGCTGGACCAGCGCCGCTGCCGCTACCTGCCGCGGGTGCAGGCGGCCGCCCCCGGCTCGACCCTGGAGCTGCGCAACGGCGACCCCGTGCTCCACAACGTGCACGGCTACGCCGGCGTGGCCACCGCCTTCAACGTGCCCATGCCGTTCCAGGACGGGAAGGCGCCGCGCCGGCTGGCGCGCCCGGGCGTCATCCGGGTGGGCTGCGACGTCCACTCGTGGATGTCGGCGGCGGTGGTGGTGACCGAGACGCCCTTCGTGGCGGTGACCGGCCGGGGCGGCGCGTTCACGCTGCCGGGGGTGCCGGCAGGGAGCTGGCAGGCGGTGGCGTGGCACGAGCGCTTCGGGGAGAAGCGCCTGGTCATCGAGGTGCCGGCCGGCGGCGCGGCCACCCTCGGGTTCAGCTACCCCTGA
- a CDS encoding TIGR02300 family protein has product MPVKDLGSKHACFKCGTKFYDMKKPVPVCPKCGADQRESPALKAPPSEKRSRAAAKVVEPVVDELEAVEELDEELDEDDEDEAEDDA; this is encoded by the coding sequence ATGCCTGTGAAGGACCTCGGCTCCAAGCACGCCTGTTTCAAGTGCGGGACCAAGTTCTACGATATGAAGAAGCCCGTTCCGGTCTGCCCGAAGTGCGGGGCCGACCAGCGCGAGAGCCCCGCCCTCAAGGCCCCTCCGTCGGAGAAGCGCTCGCGCGCCGCCGCCAAGGTGGTCGAGCCGGTGGTGGACGAGCTGGAGGCCGTCGAGGAGCTCGACGAGGAGCTCGACGAGGACGACGAGGACGAGGCGGAGGACGACGCCTAG